One genomic segment of Agromyces intestinalis includes these proteins:
- a CDS encoding class II fructose-bisphosphate aldolase yields the protein MPVVSLKEIVDRAFQERYGVPAINIVNDLTLEAVLAGAVEARSPVIVQTSVKTVKSIGLDVLWSMWTSMTEGIEVPVTLHLDHCPERQVISDCLARGWNSVLFDASTMPVEENQRQTVEVVAEARGYGAHVEGEIEAIKGVEDGIGSDTDPRRHSLATSIEFIETTGVDVFAPSIGNAHGVYSATPDLDFQRVTDLVEATGVPIALHGGSGMTDAQFSDLISRGCAKVNISTALKIEFMKANLAFLRGAEEQDKWDPPSLFRDVRQHIVDLTTGLAAKFGSAGKAW from the coding sequence ATGCCGGTGGTGAGCTTGAAGGAGATCGTCGACCGGGCATTCCAGGAACGGTACGGGGTGCCCGCGATCAACATCGTGAACGACTTGACGCTCGAGGCGGTGCTTGCGGGCGCCGTCGAGGCGCGGTCACCCGTCATCGTGCAGACGTCGGTGAAGACGGTGAAGTCGATCGGGCTCGACGTGCTCTGGTCGATGTGGACCTCGATGACGGAGGGTATCGAGGTGCCGGTCACCCTGCACCTCGACCACTGCCCCGAACGGCAGGTGATCAGCGACTGCCTCGCCCGCGGCTGGAACTCGGTGCTCTTCGACGCCTCGACCATGCCGGTCGAGGAGAACCAGCGGCAGACGGTCGAGGTCGTCGCCGAGGCCCGCGGCTACGGCGCCCACGTCGAGGGCGAGATCGAGGCCATCAAGGGCGTCGAGGACGGCATCGGCAGCGACACCGACCCGCGCCGGCACAGCCTCGCGACGTCGATCGAATTCATCGAGACCACCGGCGTCGACGTGTTCGCGCCGTCGATCGGCAACGCGCACGGCGTGTACTCGGCCACTCCCGACCTCGACTTCCAGCGCGTCACCGACCTGGTCGAGGCCACCGGCGTGCCCATCGCCCTGCACGGCGGCAGCGGCATGACCGACGCCCAGTTCAGCGACCTCATCTCGCGGGGCTGCGCCAAGGTGAACATCTCGACCGCGCTGAAGATCGAGTTCATGAAGGCGAACCTCGCGTTCCTCCGCGGAGCAGAGGAGCAAGACAAGTGGGATCCGCCATCGCTGTTCCGCGACGTGCGCCAGCACATCGTCGATCTCACGACGGGTCTTGCGGCGAAGTTCGGCAGCGCCGGAAAGGCGTGGTGA
- a CDS encoding HAD-IA family hydrolase, giving the protein MPALIFDCDGVLADTERNGHLPAFNRTFADVGLPVEWSDADYAVKVRIGGGKERMASLLTPEFVAANGLPTDEEGQRELLADWHRRKTAIYTELVASGALPARPGIARISRQAAEAGWLLAVASTSAEPSVRAVLEHAVGAEAAAGFRVFAGDIVAHKKPAPDIYELALRELGIAAADAVVIEDSGNGVEAAVAAGLRTVVTVSAYTVDEDFSEASLVLTSLGDDHEPARVLADPFGIAPGPEVGLADLVAVLDHPLPHPTTDATQEDR; this is encoded by the coding sequence ATGCCCGCCCTCATCTTCGACTGCGACGGCGTGCTCGCCGACACCGAACGCAACGGCCACCTGCCCGCCTTCAACCGCACCTTCGCCGACGTGGGCCTGCCCGTCGAATGGAGCGACGCCGACTACGCCGTGAAGGTGCGCATCGGCGGCGGCAAGGAGCGCATGGCGAGCCTGCTCACGCCCGAGTTCGTCGCCGCGAACGGCCTGCCGACCGACGAGGAGGGGCAGCGCGAGCTCCTCGCCGACTGGCATCGGCGCAAGACCGCGATCTACACCGAACTCGTGGCATCCGGCGCCCTTCCCGCCAGACCCGGCATCGCCCGCATCAGCCGCCAGGCCGCCGAGGCCGGATGGCTGCTCGCCGTCGCCTCCACCTCGGCCGAACCATCGGTGCGGGCCGTGCTCGAGCACGCCGTCGGCGCCGAAGCCGCCGCCGGCTTCCGGGTATTCGCGGGCGACATCGTCGCGCACAAGAAGCCCGCCCCCGACATCTACGAACTCGCGTTGCGCGAACTCGGCATCGCCGCCGCCGACGCCGTCGTCATCGAGGACAGCGGCAACGGGGTCGAAGCGGCCGTGGCCGCAGGCCTTCGCACCGTTGTGACCGTCAGCGCGTACACCGTCGACGAGGACTTCTCCGAGGCATCCCTCGTGCTGACCTCCCTCGGCGACGATCACGAACCCGCGCGCGTGCTCGCCGACCCCTTCGGCATCGCGCCGGGACCCGAGGTCGGCCTCGCCGACCTCGTCGCCGTACTCGACCACCCGCTTCCGCACCCCACGACCGACGCGACCCAGGAGGACCGATGA
- the dhaL gene encoding dihydroxyacetone kinase subunit DhaL, translating to MTSMPDVEFVVRTIAQTAVDNETYFGDLDSVVGDGDFGYSLARGFEIVLSDWDSYDRTDISTFLQKVAMAITGRIGGTSGPIWGTSFLRAAGAVRGKDDLDGADAVAMLRAAIEGIKARGQADVGDKTLLDALVPTTDAIEAALADGKTSDEIVAIAATTARASADATTPMIAKRGRAAYTGERSIGSPDAGAVAVAVIFEALASTWPNREEG from the coding sequence ATGACGAGCATGCCCGACGTGGAGTTCGTGGTGCGCACGATCGCGCAGACCGCCGTCGACAACGAGACCTACTTCGGCGACCTCGACTCGGTCGTCGGCGACGGCGACTTCGGATACTCGCTCGCCCGCGGCTTCGAGATCGTGCTGAGCGACTGGGACTCGTACGACCGCACCGACATCTCGACGTTCCTGCAGAAGGTCGCCATGGCCATCACCGGGCGCATCGGCGGCACCTCCGGCCCGATCTGGGGCACATCGTTCCTGCGGGCCGCCGGAGCGGTGCGCGGCAAGGACGACCTCGACGGCGCCGACGCGGTCGCGATGCTGCGCGCCGCGATCGAGGGCATCAAGGCCAGAGGCCAGGCGGATGTCGGTGACAAGACCCTGCTCGACGCACTCGTGCCGACGACTGACGCCATCGAGGCCGCGCTCGCCGACGGCAAGACGAGCGACGAGATCGTCGCGATCGCCGCGACCACCGCGCGAGCCTCGGCTGACGCGACCACCCCCATGATCGCCAAACGCGGCCGAGCCGCATACACCGGCGAACGCAGCATCGGGTCTCCCGACGCGGGCGCCGTCGCCGTCGCCGTCATCTTCGAGGCGCTCGCCTCGACGTGGCCGAACAGAGAGGAAGGCTGA
- the dhaK gene encoding dihydroxyacetone kinase subunit DhaK has translation MKKFVNDPKQYVPEMLKGLALANPDTLKYVPEYNLIMRADAPNDDKVSIIQGSGSGHEPAHVMVVGKGMLDGACPGDVFAAPPMDYVYETTKLLNSPKGVLLLVNNYTGDRMAFDMAQEMSLADGVNVRTLFIDDDVAVQDSTYTVGRRGVAGNFFVIKAIGAAAEEGADLDELVRIGEKVNSVTRTMGLALTACIPPAKGGPLFELGDDEIEIGVGIHGEPGRRRAKIAPSDELVDILLEPVVADLPFASGDRVALMVNGLGGTPISELYIAYGHAHEALAAKGIEVVRSYVGEYCTSLDMAGASVTLVKLDDEIERLLDAPAEIGYRVF, from the coding sequence ATGAAGAAGTTCGTCAACGACCCGAAGCAGTACGTACCCGAGATGCTGAAGGGACTCGCCTTGGCGAACCCCGACACGTTGAAGTACGTGCCCGAGTACAACCTGATCATGCGCGCCGACGCGCCGAACGACGACAAGGTCTCGATCATCCAGGGCTCGGGCTCGGGCCACGAGCCCGCCCACGTGATGGTCGTCGGCAAGGGCATGCTCGACGGCGCGTGTCCGGGCGACGTGTTCGCGGCGCCGCCCATGGACTACGTGTACGAGACCACGAAGCTGCTGAACTCGCCGAAGGGCGTGCTGCTGCTCGTGAACAACTACACCGGCGACCGGATGGCCTTCGACATGGCGCAGGAGATGAGCCTCGCCGACGGCGTGAACGTGCGCACCCTGTTCATCGACGACGACGTCGCCGTGCAGGACTCGACGTACACGGTCGGCCGCCGCGGCGTGGCGGGCAATTTCTTCGTCATCAAGGCGATCGGGGCGGCCGCTGAAGAGGGTGCCGACCTCGACGAACTGGTGCGCATCGGCGAGAAGGTCAACTCGGTCACCCGCACGATGGGTCTGGCGCTCACCGCCTGCATCCCGCCCGCGAAGGGCGGCCCGCTGTTCGAGCTCGGCGACGACGAGATCGAGATCGGCGTCGGCATCCACGGCGAGCCCGGTCGGCGGCGCGCGAAGATCGCGCCGAGCGACGAACTCGTCGACATTCTGCTCGAGCCCGTCGTGGCCGACCTGCCGTTCGCCAGCGGCGACCGGGTCGCCCTCATGGTGAACGGCCTCGGCGGCACGCCGATCAGCGAGCTGTACATCGCGTACGGCCACGCCCACGAGGCGCTCGCCGCGAAGGGCATCGAGGTCGTGCGCAGCTACGTCGGCGAGTACTGCACCTCGCTCGACATGGCGGGCGCCTCGGTCACGCTCGTGAAGCTCGACGACGAGATCGAGCGACTGCTGGATGCGCCGGCCGAGATCGGGTACCGCGTGTTCTGA
- a CDS encoding DUF5343 domain-containing protein, whose product MIMVAQAFPYTITPVPFSSFLKKLQDIGVPEKIDRTYLSQIGYASANHRVFIPIMKFVGLLDSQGKPTDRYRKGLRGGTAGRALVADGIREGYASLFATYPDANARSTAELTTFMKAHSDLGDKALKSAVATFETLCKFGDFPAPTSTWDEGSSEVESGDRDIQTPRRSDTGAPQSGGGSVTINVNIALSVDATSDPAVYDAFFAAMAKHLRVLDGSTADRT is encoded by the coding sequence ATGATTATGGTCGCTCAAGCGTTCCCTTACACGATCACTCCGGTGCCGTTCTCAAGTTTCCTCAAGAAACTTCAAGACATTGGTGTTCCCGAGAAGATCGATCGCACATATCTTTCGCAGATTGGCTACGCGTCAGCGAATCATCGTGTGTTCATCCCGATCATGAAGTTCGTTGGCCTGCTCGATAGCCAGGGAAAACCGACAGATCGATACCGAAAAGGTCTTCGAGGCGGCACGGCGGGACGAGCGTTAGTCGCCGACGGCATCAGAGAGGGTTACGCCTCGCTCTTCGCGACCTACCCAGATGCGAACGCGCGGAGCACTGCCGAACTTACGACCTTCATGAAGGCGCACTCTGATCTCGGCGACAAGGCGCTCAAGTCGGCGGTTGCTACCTTTGAAACGCTTTGCAAGTTCGGTGACTTTCCTGCCCCAACGTCAACCTGGGATGAGGGGTCTTCCGAAGTCGAATCAGGTGACCGCGACATTCAGACCCCGCGGCGCTCGGACACCGGCGCGCCGCAGTCGGGCGGCGGTTCGGTGACGATCAACGTGAACATAGCGCTCTCGGTTGATGCAACGAGCGATCCGGCCGTGTACGACGCATTCTTCGCAGCGATGGCGAAACACCTGAGAGTTCTCGATGGCAGCACCGCGGACCGCACATGA
- a CDS encoding protein NO VEIN domain-containing protein, giving the protein MPINNWWESDPAERYWMEVRTEPIGFGEYLLAPQFDGGGNPKWTYTLVSHVQPGDRIFHWDKRGRNAPAIVGWSEAVGPLEVVEKWSWQARGTRGRERGVPTEGPAWRMPLANYTPLDSPVTRDIINARHAEVVAVLNEVAGGITGRPYAPFYEYNSTDIRAAQGYLTKFPAALVALFFGGLAADASTSTRRSTPVPSSQGYLSDAEKRSAIERHSVRIAISHYEALGATHIEERGKPYDLLVVLDGIERHVEVKGSIGIDVESVQLTQGEVDHARDHHATDLFVVDRIVARRAYDGTIVASGGEIRFWVDWTPEDRALRPTHLRYSLPTAHA; this is encoded by the coding sequence ATGCCTATCAACAACTGGTGGGAGAGCGACCCAGCCGAGCGCTACTGGATGGAAGTGCGCACTGAACCGATCGGGTTCGGTGAGTATCTGCTGGCTCCGCAGTTCGATGGTGGCGGTAACCCGAAGTGGACGTACACGCTCGTCTCACACGTGCAACCCGGCGATCGAATCTTTCACTGGGACAAGCGCGGTCGAAACGCGCCCGCGATCGTCGGGTGGTCAGAAGCCGTCGGCCCGCTCGAAGTCGTTGAGAAGTGGTCTTGGCAGGCGCGCGGCACAAGAGGTCGTGAGCGCGGCGTCCCGACCGAAGGCCCCGCGTGGCGAATGCCACTCGCGAACTACACCCCACTTGACTCTCCGGTCACGCGCGACATCATCAACGCGCGTCATGCTGAGGTCGTTGCTGTGCTCAATGAGGTAGCGGGCGGCATCACAGGTCGCCCGTACGCACCGTTCTACGAGTACAACTCGACCGACATTCGGGCCGCGCAGGGATATCTGACCAAGTTCCCCGCCGCGCTCGTCGCACTTTTCTTCGGCGGACTCGCCGCTGACGCGTCAACGTCGACCCGTCGGTCGACACCCGTACCGTCATCGCAGGGCTATCTCTCTGATGCAGAGAAGCGTTCCGCGATCGAACGTCACTCCGTGCGCATCGCGATCTCACACTACGAAGCGCTCGGCGCGACTCACATCGAAGAACGCGGGAAACCCTACGATCTGCTCGTCGTTCTCGACGGCATCGAACGACACGTCGAGGTCAAAGGATCGATCGGCATCGACGTCGAGAGCGTTCAACTCACGCAGGGGGAAGTCGACCACGCGCGAGATCACCACGCGACTGACCTGTTCGTTGTCGACCGCATCGTTGCACGTCGCGCTTACGACGGCACGATCGTCGCGTCTGGCGGTGAGATCCGATTCTGGGTCGATTGGACGCCGGAAGACCGCGCCCTGCGTCCGACTCACCTGCGATATTCGCTGCCGACCGCTCACGCCTGA
- a CDS encoding nuclear transport factor 2 family protein, whose product MNGRELVDALVATINAGNVPGMDELFHEDAVMEWPQSGERIVGGDNRRAVYTRFPQLPHIEVRSITGEGDHWVMQGTLDYGDGLPVLGVFVFEVRDGRIAKEVAYWPGPFEAPEWRAPWVERMA is encoded by the coding sequence ATGAACGGACGAGAGCTGGTCGACGCGCTCGTCGCGACGATCAACGCCGGGAACGTGCCCGGCATGGACGAACTGTTCCACGAGGACGCGGTGATGGAGTGGCCGCAGTCGGGGGAGCGCATCGTCGGCGGCGACAACCGGCGGGCCGTCTACACGAGGTTCCCGCAGCTGCCGCACATCGAGGTGCGCTCCATCACCGGCGAGGGCGACCACTGGGTGATGCAGGGCACGCTCGACTACGGCGACGGCCTGCCGGTGCTCGGCGTGTTCGTCTTCGAGGTGCGCGACGGGCGCATCGCGAAGGAGGTCGCGTACTGGCCGGGCCCGTTCGAGGCGCCCGAGTGGCGCGCGCCGTGGGTGGAGCGCATGGCCTGA
- a CDS encoding SCO7613 C-terminal domain-containing membrane protein produces the protein MTDRSAAAPAGDLRRWPADPSWFLDTSRCPACFAPLGSAVCTVCGLDLAAPDGADLAAHGRAVAEAERERQGVITRMRAAQAERAAASAAQAGPVARVAAAAPVASAAPVAPAAAPVAPVASAATVPDTGMPVADAPPAPLPPLDAPAAGVASGPARPKRSGVQVLLLTLGVVLVSVTAIVFLLVAYLVASLEVRSIIIAAGSAVVLGVAVLLRRGRLPGTAEGVASVAVVLLLLDVWIVRANALFGSDRLDAALYTGIAFAVLAVVLGVVARISGLRAAGFAAALLAPAAAWALGLAVDGGATGWWLGSLGAAVVGVGIAARRRSGEALASRIAGSVGLATAFCVAARALPDVVVGAGWAFLAVSATSAVLWAVVGRGRALSPWSAAFAGVGAAAAALALASAIAMETTGEVGSWAAPALAGVVAVIGAAAVRRAARSDTIAALAAASGVTLLAALPGALTGIALIAAAGLPGPAFTASATDAPNSAAASDGVLAAFGIPGWSAALALVALAAVTATVLAIVRRFRGLGAAAIAAIAAAALVGAVSLPTVLLVAAALVVLGVIGLAIAPGLRALPISGLLGTVATGGPLAAALAVPSALPSAAVWPWVVLIVIVTAIAGRVLAARIWPATAAPVVGALHVGVAAVLAIALSATAPIWLAAAGARLDGPWAHGGIWLALVGAALAVAAAYAPRLTGADRGIALPVFLAASAVGALTTVAGELGWFAASAATVAGAVVVATGRPEWTRAVAAVGTPLLIALTAWSIAEALDLEHAIVVAGAVLLTAAAGLVLAGRATPLTRNIWSGATGLVGVLVVAASVAALSTWPALLILVPVPILIAAASGDPIGGTSPTRHVSWASLPIGIAAVWSWLGEASVDVLEPYTLSLAAALLIAAGLIAWRRPAGDRRLASGRTALIASAAAVAALPSAAAAGESELRTLVVVLAGAVVAIAAPFLPDTAAGVPARLIATLTGWGAAALAAAVRGSAVAIGAASGGLPFEVWSLFGFAVGVWTAAAWARDPARPERLGAWVLAASTTLAVVPSWLEIARGGDQSVRAGIVVGALALVHVLAIVVSRPPLVGAALEWVAFGLATLIAVTALAVGAVDPYDLVVAPLGSALIITGAVRLHRTPALRSWPALGAGLALLLVPPLIADFVGPELWRIIVLGVVAVASVVIGLVLRLQAPFVFGGAVLLVHAVQQLWPWITWLYEAVWWWLWLGIAGVLLIVLAATYERQLRLARRTVRSIGELR, from the coding sequence ATGACCGACCGATCCGCCGCCGCACCCGCGGGCGACCTGCGCCGTTGGCCCGCCGATCCCTCGTGGTTCCTCGACACCTCGCGGTGCCCTGCGTGCTTCGCACCGCTCGGCTCGGCCGTGTGCACGGTCTGCGGACTCGATCTCGCCGCGCCGGACGGCGCGGACCTGGCCGCGCACGGTCGGGCGGTGGCCGAGGCCGAGCGCGAACGCCAGGGGGTGATCACGCGCATGCGAGCGGCGCAGGCCGAGCGTGCGGCCGCCTCCGCCGCGCAGGCTGGGCCGGTCGCACGCGTCGCCGCAGCCGCACCGGTCGCATCCGCTGCGCCCGTTGCGCCGGCTGCCGCTCCCGTTGCGCCGGTCGCTTCGGCTGCGACGGTGCCCGACACGGGGATGCCGGTGGCGGATGCTCCGCCGGCGCCGCTGCCGCCGCTCGATGCCCCGGCGGCAGGCGTGGCATCCGGACCCGCGCGACCGAAGCGATCGGGCGTGCAGGTGCTGCTGCTCACCCTCGGCGTGGTGCTCGTCTCGGTGACGGCGATCGTGTTCCTGCTCGTCGCCTACCTGGTGGCGAGCCTCGAGGTGCGATCGATCATCATCGCGGCGGGCAGCGCGGTCGTGCTGGGCGTGGCCGTGCTGCTGCGGCGCGGGCGCCTGCCCGGCACCGCGGAGGGCGTGGCATCCGTCGCCGTCGTCCTGCTGCTGCTCGATGTCTGGATCGTGCGCGCGAACGCGCTGTTCGGCAGCGACCGCCTGGACGCGGCGCTCTACACCGGCATCGCGTTCGCAGTGCTCGCCGTCGTGCTCGGCGTGGTCGCGCGCATCAGCGGGCTGCGCGCCGCCGGATTCGCCGCGGCGCTGCTCGCCCCGGCCGCGGCGTGGGCGCTCGGCCTCGCCGTCGACGGCGGGGCGACGGGGTGGTGGCTGGGCAGCCTCGGCGCCGCGGTCGTCGGCGTGGGCATCGCTGCCCGCCGGCGTTCGGGCGAGGCGCTCGCCTCGCGCATCGCCGGGTCGGTCGGGCTCGCGACGGCGTTCTGCGTCGCGGCGCGGGCACTGCCCGATGTCGTCGTCGGAGCGGGCTGGGCGTTCCTCGCCGTCTCGGCGACCAGCGCCGTGCTGTGGGCCGTCGTCGGTCGCGGACGAGCGCTGTCCCCGTGGTCGGCGGCCTTCGCCGGCGTCGGTGCCGCTGCGGCGGCCCTCGCCCTCGCCAGCGCGATCGCCATGGAGACCACCGGCGAGGTCGGCTCGTGGGCGGCGCCGGCGCTCGCCGGGGTGGTCGCGGTGATCGGGGCGGCCGCCGTTCGCCGCGCGGCGCGCAGCGACACGATCGCCGCACTCGCCGCGGCATCCGGCGTCACGCTCCTGGCGGCCCTACCGGGTGCGCTCACCGGCATCGCCCTGATCGCGGCCGCAGGGCTCCCCGGTCCGGCCTTCACCGCGAGCGCGACCGACGCGCCGAACTCGGCCGCCGCCTCGGACGGCGTGCTCGCCGCCTTCGGCATCCCGGGGTGGTCGGCCGCCCTCGCGCTCGTCGCACTCGCCGCCGTGACGGCGACCGTGCTGGCGATCGTGCGCCGATTCCGCGGACTCGGTGCTGCGGCGATCGCCGCGATCGCCGCAGCCGCCCTCGTCGGCGCCGTGTCACTGCCCACCGTGCTCCTGGTCGCGGCCGCGCTCGTCGTGCTCGGGGTGATCGGGCTCGCGATCGCCCCCGGCCTGCGCGCACTGCCGATCTCGGGCCTGCTCGGCACGGTCGCCACGGGCGGCCCGCTCGCCGCCGCGCTGGCGGTGCCGAGCGCGCTGCCCAGTGCCGCGGTGTGGCCCTGGGTCGTTCTCATCGTCATCGTGACCGCGATCGCCGGGCGCGTGCTCGCCGCACGCATCTGGCCGGCGACCGCGGCGCCGGTGGTCGGCGCGCTGCACGTGGGCGTCGCCGCGGTGCTCGCCATCGCGCTCTCCGCGACCGCGCCGATCTGGCTCGCTGCGGCCGGCGCCCGGCTCGACGGGCCGTGGGCGCACGGCGGAATCTGGCTCGCACTCGTCGGCGCGGCGCTGGCGGTCGCCGCCGCCTACGCGCCCCGCCTGACCGGCGCCGACCGCGGCATCGCGCTGCCGGTCTTCCTCGCCGCCTCGGCCGTCGGCGCGCTCACGACGGTCGCCGGCGAACTCGGGTGGTTTGCCGCCTCGGCGGCGACGGTCGCCGGAGCGGTCGTGGTCGCGACCGGACGACCGGAGTGGACGCGAGCGGTCGCGGCCGTCGGCACTCCTCTGCTCATCGCGCTCACCGCCTGGTCGATCGCCGAGGCGCTCGATCTCGAGCACGCGATCGTCGTCGCGGGTGCGGTGCTGCTCACCGCCGCCGCGGGGCTGGTGCTCGCCGGACGTGCGACACCGCTCACGCGCAACATCTGGTCCGGCGCGACCGGGCTCGTCGGGGTGCTCGTCGTCGCGGCATCCGTCGCCGCACTCTCGACGTGGCCCGCCCTGCTCATCCTGGTGCCCGTGCCGATCCTCATCGCCGCCGCGAGCGGCGACCCGATCGGCGGCACCTCGCCCACGCGCCACGTCTCGTGGGCGAGCCTGCCGATCGGCATCGCCGCCGTGTGGTCGTGGCTGGGCGAGGCATCCGTCGACGTCCTCGAGCCGTACACGCTCTCGCTCGCGGCCGCCCTGCTCATCGCGGCCGGCCTCATCGCCTGGCGGCGGCCCGCGGGCGATCGGCGCCTCGCCTCCGGCCGCACCGCGCTCATCGCCTCGGCCGCCGCCGTCGCCGCACTGCCGAGCGCCGCCGCAGCCGGCGAGAGCGAGCTGCGCACCCTCGTCGTCGTGCTCGCGGGCGCGGTCGTCGCGATCGCGGCGCCGTTCCTGCCCGATACGGCCGCGGGGGTTCCCGCACGACTCATCGCGACGCTCACCGGGTGGGGCGCGGCCGCGCTCGCCGCGGCGGTGCGGGGCAGCGCGGTCGCCATCGGCGCGGCATCGGGCGGCCTGCCGTTCGAGGTCTGGTCGCTCTTCGGATTCGCCGTCGGCGTGTGGACGGCAGCCGCGTGGGCACGCGATCCGGCGCGGCCCGAACGTCTCGGCGCCTGGGTGCTCGCCGCATCGACGACGCTGGCGGTCGTCCCGAGCTGGCTCGAGATCGCTCGCGGCGGCGACCAGTCGGTGCGCGCCGGCATCGTCGTGGGCGCGCTCGCCCTCGTGCACGTGCTCGCCATCGTGGTCTCGCGGCCCCCGCTCGTCGGAGCTGCGCTCGAGTGGGTCGCATTCGGGCTCGCGACGCTCATCGCCGTGACCGCGCTCGCCGTGGGTGCCGTCGACCCGTACGACCTCGTCGTCGCGCCGCTCGGTTCGGCGCTGATCATCACCGGCGCGGTGCGGCTGCACCGTACCCCCGCGCTTCGCTCGTGGCCCGCGCTCGGCGCCGGGCTCGCACTGCTGCTCGTACCGCCGCTCATCGCCGACTTCGTCGGCCCCGAACTCTGGCGCATCATCGTGCTCGGCGTCGTCGCCGTGGCATCCGTCGTGATCGGACTCGTGCTTCGGCTCCAGGCGCCGTTCGTGTTCGGCGGCGCGGTGCTGCTGGTGCACGCCGTCCAGCAGCTCTGGCCGTGGATCACCTGGCTCTACGAGGCCGTCTGGTGGTGGCTGTGGCTCGGGATCGCGGGCGTGCTGCTCATCGTGCTCGCGGCGACCTACGAGCGCCAGCTGCGGCTCGCGCGGCGCACGGTGCGATCGATCGGCGAACTGCGCTGA
- the tig gene encoding trigger factor, with amino-acid sequence MPTTSVEKLSPTRAKLTISVTPEELKPSIAHAYEHIAEQINVPGFRKGKVPAPVIDQRVGKAAVLEHAVNEGLDGFYRAAVAEHELRPLGRPEADIVEWPNEKDFSGDLLLAIEVDVRPEVELPSYDGIEITVDDAVAGDDDVNAELERLRSRFGTLITVDRPAKAGDFVTLDLVAVIDGTEVDTAKGISYELGSGELLEGIDDAIDSLTAGETTTFASKLLGGDHEGETAEITVTVEAVKERELPEADDDFAQIASEFDTLAELTESLKEQVARTKTFGQGTQARDLLVDKLLELVEVPVADSVIEDEVHRHLESEGRLEDDEHRAEVTEASTKAFKTQIVLDAIAEAEGVKVSQDELTQYLVQGAAQYGMDPNEFVQVLSQNGQIPAMVGEVARNKALAIALGKAKVADASGNAVDLSEFTAVAGDDEPEAAESVQDEVVETAAETEPAEEAPKKPARKRAAKKADAE; translated from the coding sequence ATGCCGACCACCTCGGTCGAGAAGCTCAGCCCCACCCGTGCGAAGCTCACCATCTCGGTGACGCCCGAGGAGCTGAAGCCGAGCATCGCGCACGCGTACGAGCACATCGCCGAGCAGATCAACGTGCCCGGCTTCCGCAAGGGCAAGGTGCCCGCGCCCGTCATCGACCAGCGGGTCGGCAAGGCCGCGGTGCTCGAGCACGCGGTCAACGAGGGTCTCGACGGCTTCTACCGTGCCGCCGTCGCCGAGCACGAGCTGCGCCCCCTGGGCCGCCCCGAGGCCGACATCGTCGAGTGGCCGAACGAGAAGGACTTCTCGGGCGACCTGCTGCTCGCGATCGAGGTCGACGTGCGTCCCGAGGTCGAGCTGCCCTCCTACGACGGCATCGAGATCACCGTCGACGACGCGGTCGCCGGCGACGACGACGTGAACGCCGAGCTCGAGCGCCTGCGCAGCCGCTTCGGCACGCTCATCACCGTCGACCGCCCGGCCAAGGCCGGCGACTTCGTCACGCTCGACCTGGTCGCCGTGATCGACGGCACCGAGGTCGACACCGCCAAGGGCATCTCGTACGAGCTCGGTTCGGGCGAGCTGCTCGAGGGCATCGACGACGCCATCGACTCGCTCACCGCGGGTGAGACCACGACCTTCGCCTCGAAGCTGCTCGGCGGCGACCACGAGGGCGAGACGGCCGAGATCACCGTGACCGTCGAGGCCGTGAAGGAGCGCGAGCTTCCCGAGGCCGACGACGACTTCGCACAGATCGCGAGCGAGTTCGACACCCTCGCCGAGCTCACCGAGAGCCTGAAGGAGCAGGTCGCGCGCACCAAGACGTTCGGTCAGGGCACCCAGGCCCGCGATCTGCTCGTCGACAAGCTCCTCGAGCTCGTCGAGGTGCCGGTCGCCGACTCCGTCATCGAGGACGAGGTGCACCGCCACCTCGAGAGCGAGGGTCGCCTCGAGGACGACGAGCACCGCGCCGAGGTCACCGAGGCGAGCACCAAGGCCTTCAAGACCCAGATCGTGCTCGATGCGATCGCCGAGGCCGAGGGCGTGAAGGTCAGCCAGGACGAGCTCACCCAGTACCTCGTTCAGGGTGCCGCCCAGTATGGAATGGACCCGAACGAGTTCGTCCAGGTCCTCAGCCAGAACGGCCAGATCCCCGCCATGGTCGGCGAGGTCGCGCGCAACAAGGCGCTCGCGATCGCGCTCGGCAAGGCCAAGGTGGCGGATGCCTCGGGCAACGCCGTCGACCTGTCGGAGTTCACCGCCGTCGCCGGCGATGACGAGCCCGAGGCCGCCGAGTCGGTCCAGGACGAGGTCGTCGAGACGGCGGCCGAGACCGAGCCCGCCGAGGAAGCTCCCAAGAAGCCGGCGCGCAAGCGCGCGGCCAAGAAGGCTGACGCCGAGTAG